From bacterium, a single genomic window includes:
- a CDS encoding ABC transporter ATP-binding protein, whose translation MQSFQSTPYELHLLRHSTESMQSVLGHVSQFSTQCLLVLLRLAAEGCVTLAVLGLLAWASPSALALLVGLLGGTGFAYDRLFRRRIREAGTEIANANVQMYRGVQQGLEGLREIRVLGWEPHFLAEVREGASRAAEAAARYQILQVAPRYLVETLLITFVVAIVLFAEMRGEGLIRVAPLLAMFGAATLRLVPSTNLLLGGLSQLRFSRHAVESLSRDLARAESMPAARRSANRARDPEPLETLEFRGVGFRYPEAAHATVSDIDLVLRRGESIGLVGPSGSGKTTLMDIMLGLLVPQQGEVFFNGRPLCEDTRAWLDQVAYLPQTGFLIDDTLRRNIALGVPNAEIDERRLSDSVRQARLADLVRELPKGLATTVGERGTRLSGGQQQRVALARAFYHGRDVLVMDEATSALDPASEREIVEEIGRLKADRTLVIIAHRLTTVRYCDRIYRLDRGRIVSSGPFREEASDVA comes from the coding sequence ATGCAGTCCTTTCAGAGCACGCCCTACGAGCTCCACCTGCTCCGTCACAGCACGGAATCCATGCAGTCGGTGCTCGGCCACGTGAGCCAGTTCTCGACGCAGTGTCTGCTCGTGCTATTGCGTCTGGCGGCCGAAGGCTGCGTCACTCTCGCCGTGCTGGGCCTGCTGGCCTGGGCGAGCCCGTCAGCCCTGGCCCTCCTGGTCGGACTGCTCGGCGGCACAGGATTCGCCTACGACCGGCTCTTCCGCCGACGAATCCGCGAAGCAGGCACCGAGATTGCGAACGCCAACGTCCAGATGTACCGCGGCGTACAGCAGGGGCTCGAGGGCCTCCGGGAGATTCGCGTGCTCGGCTGGGAGCCGCACTTCCTCGCAGAGGTTCGAGAGGGCGCGAGCCGTGCGGCGGAGGCCGCGGCACGCTATCAGATCCTGCAGGTCGCGCCACGCTACCTGGTCGAGACCCTTCTGATCACCTTCGTCGTAGCCATCGTGCTCTTCGCCGAGATGCGCGGCGAAGGGCTGATCCGCGTTGCGCCGCTTCTCGCGATGTTCGGCGCAGCGACGCTGCGCCTCGTGCCGTCCACGAACCTGCTGCTCGGCGGGCTGAGCCAGCTGCGCTTCTCTCGTCACGCAGTCGAGTCCCTGAGTCGGGATCTCGCTCGCGCCGAGTCCATGCCGGCGGCTCGCCGCAGCGCGAACCGCGCGCGCGACCCCGAGCCGCTCGAAACCCTGGAATTCCGCGGCGTGGGCTTCCGCTACCCGGAGGCAGCGCATGCAACCGTGTCGGACATCGATCTGGTGCTTCGCCGAGGGGAATCGATCGGGCTGGTCGGGCCCTCGGGATCGGGCAAGACGACCCTCATGGACATCATGCTCGGCCTCCTCGTACCGCAGCAGGGCGAGGTCTTCTTCAACGGACGACCGTTGTGCGAGGATACCCGCGCGTGGTTGGACCAGGTCGCCTACCTGCCCCAGACCGGCTTCCTGATCGACGACACGCTTCGACGCAACATCGCACTCGGAGTACCCAACGCGGAGATCGACGAGCGGCGCCTGTCGGACTCGGTCCGGCAGGCGCGTCTTGCCGATCTCGTCAGAGAGCTTCCGAAGGGGCTCGCCACGACCGTCGGCGAGCGCGGCACGCGCCTCTCGGGGGGACAGCAACAGCGCGTGGCGCTGGCCCGTGCCTTCTATCACGGACGCGACGTGCTGGTGATGGACGAGGCCACGAGCGCCCTCGACCCGGCCAGCGAGCGCGAAATCGTCGAGGAGATCGGGCGCCTCAAGGCCGACAGAACGCTCGTCATCATCGCCCATCGCCTCACGACCGTACGGTACTGTGACCGCATCTATCGGCTCGATCGTGGTCGCATTGTGAGCTCGGGCCCGTTCCGCGAGGAGGCTTCGGATGTCGCGTGA